In a single window of the Petrotoga olearia DSM 13574 genome:
- a CDS encoding D-alanyl-D-alanine carboxypeptidase/D-alanyl-D-alanine-endopeptidase codes for MNNIKTKNQLRSSNFLTVLSLTIFTLVFFNVSTVVIAAPISSRVPIPRDNEDSSKIQIIEPSKIAEPETKPTPIVPSETPPITPQIQNELISKLESFQGFVGFELRDLGTSEVLIDYNSEKLFIPASNTKLITALVALESLGNNYKFETKIYHTGEISPHFRGNLYIKGYGDPVLTSLQYKEILKRATVDRGIKKIYGDIIFDYSFMTEEGFGRGWMWDDPQPQISAINIWQTSHESFKYKTNYEIKDYINFLTTLFLQEIGVEFWGEIRYDEVPFNANLLYTNYSPPLINIIQQMLETSDNQIAEQIFRNLGAIYGNGKIEDSENHSKKVIKETLGYDMTNYVIKDGCGLSMYNLLSPKMISDTLFYLYSKYQSNLFDYLASPYEKSTLENRFNFEIYAKTGTLYYDSAISGIFKSNSGNYYLFSLMENNFPFDVLKVKEFENSIINYLYENL; via the coding sequence GTGAATAATATTAAAACCAAAAATCAGTTAAGATCTAGTAATTTTTTGACCGTCTTGAGTCTCACAATCTTTACTTTAGTTTTTTTTAATGTTAGTACAGTTGTCATAGCTGCTCCAATTTCGAGTAGGGTTCCAATCCCTAGAGATAATGAAGATTCCTCAAAAATACAAATAATAGAACCTTCAAAAATTGCTGAACCTGAAACAAAACCTACTCCTATAGTGCCTTCAGAAACACCCCCCATAACTCCTCAAATCCAAAATGAACTCATTTCAAAATTGGAAAGTTTTCAAGGATTTGTTGGGTTTGAATTGAGAGATCTTGGCACCAGTGAAGTTCTTATCGACTATAATTCAGAAAAATTATTCATTCCCGCCTCAAACACAAAATTAATTACCGCCCTCGTTGCCTTGGAAAGTCTAGGGAATAATTACAAATTCGAAACTAAAATATACCATACAGGGGAAATATCACCGCATTTCAGAGGAAATCTGTATATAAAAGGATATGGAGACCCCGTTTTAACTTCTTTACAATACAAAGAAATACTAAAAAGGGCAACGGTGGATAGGGGAATAAAAAAGATATATGGTGATATTATTTTCGATTATTCCTTCATGACCGAAGAAGGTTTTGGTAGAGGTTGGATGTGGGATGACCCACAACCACAAATCTCGGCAATTAATATTTGGCAAACAAGTCATGAATCTTTTAAATATAAAACAAATTATGAAATAAAGGATTACATTAATTTTCTTACAACATTATTCTTACAAGAAATAGGTGTTGAGTTTTGGGGAGAAATAAGATATGATGAAGTGCCTTTTAACGCTAATCTTCTATATACTAATTATTCTCCACCTCTAATCAATATAATACAACAAATGTTGGAAACAAGCGATAATCAGATAGCCGAACAGATTTTTAGAAATCTTGGCGCTATTTATGGCAATGGGAAAATAGAAGATTCTGAAAATCACTCTAAGAAAGTAATCAAAGAAACCTTAGGATACGACATGACCAATTATGTAATTAAAGATGGCTGTGGATTATCTATGTACAACTTGTTATCTCCAAAGATGATATCTGATACATTATTTTATCTATATTCAAAGTATCAATCTAATTTGTTTGATTACTTAGCATCACCATACGAAAAAAGTACACTTGAAAATCGTTTCAATTTTGAAATTTATGCAAAAACCGGAACTTTATATTACGATTCTGCCATCAGTGGGATTTTCAAATCAAATAGTGGGAATTATTACCTTTTCAGCTTAATGGAAAATAACTTTCCCTTTGATGTTTTGAAGGTAAAAGAGTTTGAAAATTCCATAATCAACTATCTCTATGAAAACTTATAA
- a CDS encoding S41 family peptidase has protein sequence MGEEFNGYYRFPTIYNDQIAFVAEDDIWVVPSSGGIARRLTTNVGEISDLTFSEDGKWIAFTGRDEGVPDVYIIPSIGGVPIRLTYLGQNSKVLCWHNGKIIFSSNYAQPFKRITSLWEVDVEDKRKLKQLDFGIATEISFGKEKGVVLGRKTGDPARWKKYRGGTAGELLIDLEGNYNFRKLIDLKSNFANPIWIQDRIYFISDHDDVANIYSCTVEGKDLKKHTHHKDFYVRNPKSDGKNIVYHAGSDIYILNVSNNVSEKVNIKYYSTLPQRNRKFVDPTQYFEGFSISKNAENLITTHRGKSFYYNNWYGPVKQLGKENSVRYRLTTYLNLKDEEKAVTISDENNYEHLEVYDLKTGNLIDKLEEYDLGRVMNIVASPKDEEILLTNQRNELILIDLRNHKKIDVDKSTIGPINGYSFSPDGRWIAHSKFINNKQAAIMIFDKEKGEIHQVTKPILIDVNPVFDPEGKYLYFLSYRIFNPIEDRFQMNLAFAKGTKPYLITLKKDIFSPFQEIMKKEQEEEKKEEIKVDIDFDNIADRILPFPISEERYVNIQAAKDKVFYTISPVKGVLENEEDMLSEEDEKLTLKYYDFIEKEENTYLEEISDFQISEDKEKIVVRIDDELRVLKTSNPPSPEQEKECKNKYSRKCGWIDLNRINVEVQPLLEWRQMLCEAWRLQKFYFWDKDKLEEIEWNKILEKYYPLVERIAARTEFSDLIWEMQGELKSSHAYEMGGEYKPKPVYKIGYLGTDLILDEDKNLYKISHIVKGDIWDEKNKPPLLGPGVEVKEGDYLLSINGIEIKDKIPNEFLVNYSGEDVEIVVSSSNNIERKRKYIVKTLKDETPLRYREWVEQNKNYVHEKTNSRIGYIHIPDMGYTGYAEFHRNFLSEVRYDGLIIDVRVNSGGFVSSMILDKLNRKFIGYDLSPYREAEAYQYDSVRGPMVAITNEFAGSDGDIFSHSFKLMKLGKLIGKRTWGGVIGIWPRNPLVDKTITTQPEMAFWFKDVGWDVENYGTDPDIEIDITPKDYKEKKDPQLDMAIEIVLKQLKENPPIAPQDIKKP, from the coding sequence ATGGGTGAAGAGTTCAACGGTTACTACAGATTTCCGACCATTTACAACGATCAAATAGCCTTTGTTGCAGAAGATGACATCTGGGTAGTTCCTTCTTCAGGGGGTATAGCTAGAAGGTTAACCACAAATGTTGGAGAAATCTCCGATCTAACTTTTTCTGAAGATGGAAAATGGATAGCTTTTACTGGAAGAGATGAAGGAGTACCTGACGTATATATAATTCCTTCAATTGGGGGCGTACCAATTAGGTTAACATATCTAGGCCAAAACAGCAAAGTACTTTGTTGGCATAATGGAAAGATAATCTTTTCATCAAACTATGCTCAACCATTTAAAAGGATCACATCTCTATGGGAAGTAGACGTTGAAGATAAGAGGAAATTAAAACAATTAGATTTTGGTATAGCCACTGAAATCTCGTTTGGGAAAGAAAAAGGTGTTGTTTTAGGAAGGAAAACTGGAGATCCAGCTCGATGGAAAAAATACAGAGGTGGAACAGCCGGCGAATTACTGATAGACTTGGAAGGAAACTACAACTTCAGAAAATTGATCGACTTAAAATCTAACTTTGCCAATCCAATATGGATCCAAGACCGAATTTACTTTATCTCAGACCATGACGATGTTGCTAACATATACTCCTGCACAGTTGAAGGGAAAGACCTAAAAAAGCATACACATCATAAGGATTTTTATGTCAGAAACCCAAAATCGGATGGAAAAAATATTGTGTATCATGCCGGTTCGGATATTTATATCTTGAATGTATCAAATAACGTATCAGAAAAGGTAAATATAAAATACTACAGTACCTTACCCCAAAGAAACAGAAAATTCGTTGACCCGACACAGTATTTTGAAGGTTTCTCTATTTCTAAAAATGCTGAGAATTTAATAACTACTCATAGAGGCAAAAGCTTTTATTACAACAACTGGTACGGTCCGGTTAAACAACTTGGAAAAGAAAACAGTGTCAGATATAGACTTACCACATACCTAAATCTAAAAGATGAAGAAAAGGCAGTAACAATAAGTGATGAAAATAATTATGAACATCTCGAGGTGTATGATCTAAAAACTGGTAATTTAATAGATAAACTAGAAGAATATGATTTAGGAAGGGTTATGAATATCGTTGCCTCTCCGAAAGATGAAGAAATTTTGTTAACCAATCAAAGAAACGAACTCATTTTGATTGATTTGAGAAACCATAAGAAGATTGATGTGGATAAAAGTACCATTGGTCCCATTAATGGATATTCTTTCTCTCCAGATGGTAGGTGGATTGCTCATTCAAAGTTCATAAACAATAAACAGGCAGCTATTATGATATTCGATAAGGAAAAAGGAGAGATACATCAAGTTACAAAACCTATTCTCATAGATGTAAACCCCGTATTTGATCCAGAAGGAAAATATCTTTATTTTCTATCTTATCGAATATTCAATCCAATTGAAGATAGATTTCAAATGAATTTAGCATTCGCAAAAGGGACTAAGCCTTATCTTATAACACTCAAAAAAGATATCTTTTCACCTTTTCAGGAAATAATGAAAAAAGAACAAGAAGAAGAGAAAAAAGAAGAAATAAAAGTGGACATTGATTTTGATAACATAGCTGATAGAATTTTACCATTCCCAATTAGCGAAGAAAGATATGTAAACATACAAGCTGCAAAAGATAAGGTTTTCTATACAATTTCTCCCGTAAAGGGTGTATTAGAAAATGAAGAAGATATGCTTAGCGAAGAAGATGAAAAATTAACCTTGAAATACTACGATTTCATTGAAAAAGAAGAGAATACTTATCTTGAGGAAATTTCAGATTTTCAAATTTCCGAGGATAAGGAGAAAATCGTCGTACGGATTGACGATGAATTAAGAGTTCTTAAAACTTCTAACCCTCCTTCTCCAGAACAAGAAAAAGAATGTAAAAATAAATATTCCAGAAAATGTGGTTGGATAGATCTTAATAGGATCAACGTGGAAGTTCAACCACTGTTAGAATGGAGACAAATGCTTTGTGAAGCTTGGCGTCTACAAAAGTTTTATTTTTGGGATAAAGACAAACTAGAAGAAATCGAATGGAATAAAATATTAGAAAAGTATTATCCTCTAGTTGAAAGAATAGCAGCAAGAACAGAATTTTCTGATTTGATATGGGAGATGCAAGGAGAATTAAAGTCATCACACGCTTACGAGATGGGAGGAGAATACAAACCCAAGCCAGTTTATAAAATAGGATATTTAGGGACGGATTTGATATTGGATGAAGATAAAAATCTATACAAGATTAGTCACATTGTCAAAGGAGACATATGGGATGAAAAAAATAAACCTCCATTACTTGGGCCAGGAGTTGAGGTAAAAGAAGGGGATTACCTATTATCGATAAACGGCATTGAAATAAAGGATAAAATACCCAATGAATTTTTGGTAAACTACAGTGGTGAAGATGTTGAAATAGTAGTATCAAGCAGTAATAATATTGAACGTAAGAGAAAGTATATTGTCAAAACGTTAAAAGATGAAACTCCTCTAAGATATAGGGAATGGGTAGAACAAAATAAAAATTATGTTCACGAAAAAACCAATTCACGGATTGGATACATTCATATCCCAGATATGGGTTACACTGGATACGCAGAATTTCACAGAAACTTTTTAAGCGAAGTCAGATATGACGGACTCATAATCGATGTAAGGGTCAATAGTGGTGGCTTTGTATCTTCAATGATTTTGGATAAATTGAATAGAAAGTTTATAGGATACGATCTCTCACCATATAGAGAGGCCGAAGCCTATCAATATGACAGCGTTAGAGGTCCAATGGTTGCTATAACGAACGAGTTTGCTGGTTCAGATGGAGATATTTTTAGTCATTCATTTAAATTGATGAAACTAGGGAAACTTATAGGTAAGAGAACTTGGGGGGGAGTGATTGGAATCTGGCCCAGGAACCCGCTTGTTGATAAAACTATAACAACCCAGCCAGAAATGGCCTTTTGGTTCAAAGACGTTGGATGGGATGTCGAAAATTATGGAACCGATCCGGACATTGAAATAGACATTACACCAAAAGATTATAAAGAAAAAAAAGATCCTCAACTAGATATGGCAATAGAAATAGTATTAAAACAGCTGAAAGAGAATCCACCAATAGCCCCACAAGATATCAAAAAACCATAA
- a CDS encoding 6-phosphofructokinase, producing MTKKNIMYAQSGGVTGVINASAYGLISRALKEPQIDKIYVGINGITGVLEGKLFDLTKESGDKVNNLKTTPGSAFGTCRHRLKEGDEEGFRKLFKTFEDYNISYFFYNGGNDSMDTAHKIDEYSKKIGYDLKVIGIPKTIDNDLYGTDHSPGYGSASKYLAISMLEASIDTRSMAKDSTKVFIMETMGRHAGWLAAATSLAKLNGDFGPHIILLPERIFEEDNFINKVQKEVNRNGYCTIAVSEGIRYKSGAFVSDMGYTDSFGNRQLGDVGRVVANIILTRLGLKVHVSIPDYLQRSAGHIVSKTDQDEAIMVGEKALEYALNGISGFMVAINRLSNNPYKIEFGKVPLFEVANNTKYLPEEYISDDGYGLNQHFIDYAKPLIEGESYPPYENGIPKYVSFPIE from the coding sequence TTGACTAAAAAAAATATTATGTATGCACAATCGGGAGGAGTTACCGGCGTAATAAATGCTTCTGCATATGGACTTATAAGTAGGGCTTTGAAGGAGCCACAAATTGATAAAATATATGTGGGTATAAATGGTATTACAGGGGTTCTTGAAGGTAAATTGTTCGATTTAACAAAAGAGTCTGGCGATAAGGTAAATAATTTGAAAACTACTCCAGGAAGTGCCTTTGGTACCTGCAGGCATAGATTAAAAGAAGGAGACGAAGAAGGTTTTCGAAAACTTTTTAAAACTTTCGAAGATTACAACATTAGCTATTTCTTTTATAATGGTGGTAACGATTCTATGGATACAGCCCATAAAATCGACGAGTACTCAAAAAAGATAGGGTACGATTTAAAAGTTATAGGTATTCCGAAAACAATAGATAACGATCTATACGGTACTGATCATTCTCCAGGTTATGGTTCTGCATCCAAGTATTTGGCAATTTCAATGTTGGAAGCCAGCATAGATACTCGTAGTATGGCAAAAGACTCCACAAAAGTTTTCATAATGGAGACAATGGGGAGACACGCAGGCTGGCTTGCCGCAGCTACTTCTTTGGCTAAGTTAAATGGAGATTTTGGGCCTCATATTATTTTGCTACCAGAAAGAATTTTTGAAGAAGATAATTTTATTAATAAGGTTCAAAAAGAGGTAAATAGAAATGGTTACTGTACGATAGCTGTTTCTGAAGGCATTAGGTATAAAAGTGGGGCTTTTGTTTCCGATATGGGCTACACCGACAGTTTTGGAAACAGGCAGTTGGGAGATGTTGGAAGGGTTGTAGCCAATATTATTTTAACTAGGTTAGGTTTGAAAGTGCATGTGTCTATACCTGACTACCTCCAACGAAGTGCAGGGCACATTGTTAGTAAAACCGATCAAGATGAAGCGATTATGGTGGGAGAAAAGGCCTTAGAATATGCTTTGAATGGTATCTCAGGATTCATGGTAGCGATTAATCGCCTCTCAAATAACCCTTACAAAATAGAATTTGGCAAAGTCCCTTTATTTGAAGTAGCGAATAATACCAAATATTTACCTGAAGAATATATTTCTGATGATGGTTACGGTCTGAATCAACATTTTATCGATTATGCTAAACCTTTAATTGAAGGAGAAAGTTATCCACCTTACGAAAATGGTATTCCTAAATACGTATCTTTCCCAATTGAATGA
- the cas6 gene encoding CRISPR-associated endoribonuclease Cas6, with protein sequence MVIKLVFGALEGDKIDLPVHYNRPLQGLFYYLMSDTVPKYHDLGTRSEDRKLKLFTFSRIYPHNSFKVVNRRMVFKGFFNIYFASPIDKLVKAVLHSINEQKVVRIEKNYFTLMKYEVINNEVDEEMLVKTLSPITAYSTIILPNGNRYTHYFSPYSSDFKKLIEENLKRKASALEIEIRNNNFYIEPYGITEKNEKLLFYKDIIIKGWTGYFILRGDPQLLKLALNSGLGAKNAQGFGMILSADKSSIKEKNFSQLAEEG encoded by the coding sequence TTGGTTATTAAGTTGGTTTTTGGAGCTTTAGAAGGTGACAAAATCGATCTTCCTGTTCATTACAATAGACCTTTGCAAGGACTGTTTTACTATTTAATGTCTGACACTGTGCCGAAGTACCACGATTTAGGAACAAGATCTGAAGATAGGAAGTTGAAGCTTTTCACTTTTTCAAGGATTTATCCCCACAACTCCTTTAAAGTTGTAAATAGAAGAATGGTATTTAAAGGCTTTTTCAATATTTATTTTGCCTCGCCAATTGATAAATTAGTAAAAGCGGTTTTACATTCCATAAATGAACAAAAGGTCGTAAGAATAGAAAAAAATTATTTTACTTTAATGAAGTATGAAGTTATTAATAATGAAGTTGATGAGGAAATGCTTGTTAAAACTCTCTCGCCTATTACAGCATATTCAACTATCATTCTACCAAACGGGAATCGTTACACTCATTATTTTTCGCCATACTCATCAGATTTTAAAAAATTGATTGAAGAAAATCTCAAAAGAAAAGCATCGGCATTAGAAATTGAAATACGAAATAATAATTTTTATATTGAACCTTACGGTATAACAGAAAAAAATGAAAAATTACTTTTTTACAAAGATATTATAATAAAAGGATGGACTGGATATTTCATTTTAAGAGGCGATCCTCAATTGTTGAAATTAGCTTTAAATTCTGGATTGGGAGCTAAAAATGCACAAGGATTTGGAATGATCCTTTCTGCTGATAAGAGTTCTATAAAAGAAAAGAATTTTTCACAACTTGCAGAAGAAGGCTGA
- a CDS encoding ABC transporter ATP-binding protein → MAQVLLEKVNKVYPNGFHAVKDVNFEIEDKEFLVLLGPSGCGKTTTLRMIAGLEDITEGTIKIDQKVVNDVEPKDRDIAMVFQNYALYPHMTVYDNMAFGLKLRKTPKDEIEQRVRNAAKILGIDHLLDRKPKQLSGGQRQRVALGRAIVRDPKVFLFDEPLSNLDAKLRVQMRAELKKLQKRLEATVAYVTHDQVEAMTMADKIVIMNEGVIQQVGGPFDVYNNPANIFVAGFIGTPPMNFLNVKVSRDNGIWFKTEGISIKVPDDKAPLLENYIDKDVIFGVRPEDIYDKNFFEGADESNILKALVDVVEPLGSETLLHLNISGQSITAKVSPRTQAKSGQNFEVAIDLSMIHAFDKETEQAIF, encoded by the coding sequence ATGGCTCAAGTTTTATTAGAAAAGGTTAACAAGGTTTATCCAAATGGATTTCACGCAGTAAAAGATGTAAATTTCGAAATAGAAGATAAGGAGTTTCTTGTGCTCCTTGGTCCTTCTGGATGTGGAAAAACAACTACTTTAAGGATGATTGCAGGGTTGGAAGATATTACAGAGGGAACAATAAAAATCGATCAAAAAGTTGTAAATGATGTGGAACCAAAGGATAGAGACATAGCTATGGTTTTCCAAAATTACGCCCTATATCCACATATGACTGTTTACGATAACATGGCTTTTGGGTTGAAATTGAGAAAAACACCAAAAGACGAAATCGAACAGAGGGTCAGAAACGCCGCAAAGATTCTAGGAATTGATCACTTATTAGACAGAAAACCAAAACAATTATCAGGTGGGCAACGACAGAGAGTTGCACTAGGTAGAGCTATCGTAAGGGATCCTAAAGTGTTCCTATTCGATGAACCTCTTTCAAACTTAGATGCAAAATTAAGGGTTCAGATGAGAGCCGAACTTAAGAAATTACAAAAAAGGTTGGAAGCTACGGTTGCTTATGTTACGCATGACCAAGTTGAAGCTATGACTATGGCTGATAAAATTGTCATTATGAATGAAGGAGTAATTCAACAAGTCGGAGGTCCTTTTGATGTATACAATAATCCTGCCAACATTTTCGTTGCTGGATTTATCGGGACTCCTCCGATGAATTTCTTAAATGTAAAAGTATCAAGAGATAACGGTATTTGGTTTAAAACTGAGGGAATATCTATAAAAGTACCAGATGATAAAGCACCTTTACTTGAAAATTATATAGATAAAGATGTTATATTTGGGGTTAGACCAGAAGATATTTATGATAAGAATTTTTTTGAAGGTGCTGATGAGTCTAATATTTTAAAAGCCCTCGTTGATGTCGTTGAACCTTTGGGAAGTGAGACTTTGCTTCATTTAAATATTAGTGGGCAATCAATAACCGCAAAGGTAAGTCCTCGAACACAAGCAAAATCTGGGCAGAATTTCGAAGTTGCTATCGATTTATCCATGATACATGCTTTCGATAAAGAAACTGAACAAGCTATATTTTAA
- a CDS encoding type II toxin-antitoxin system Phd/YefM family antitoxin, producing MYLKDFTFYSLAEAKAKLSQVVDEVENKDIVITKNGLPKVVLLNYDKFVKLMDFVDEVRDISLFEVENVEEYQRIKDFFKDFDY from the coding sequence ATGTATTTAAAAGACTTTACCTTTTATAGTTTAGCTGAAGCGAAAGCAAAATTATCTCAAGTTGTTGATGAAGTGGAAAATAAAGACATTGTGATAACCAAAAACGGTTTGCCAAAGGTTGTTTTATTAAACTATGACAAATTTGTAAAACTCATGGATTTTGTCGATGAAGTTAGAGATATTTCCCTTTTTGAGGTAGAAAATGTGGAAGAATATCAGCGAATTAAGGATTTTTTTAAGGATTTTGATTACTGA
- a CDS encoding B12-binding domain-containing radical SAM protein encodes MNFLVVNPWIYDFAAYDFWLKPLGLLYISEVLTYLGHNVTFVDLLDRHDKDLIAKSPPKDKKYGTGKFYNESVEKPAILKNIPRKFKRYGLPLKLFESKLETINKQNKIDAILVGITLTYWYYGGEKTIEILRNIFPSTPIFLGGVYSTLYTEHAENNFSKFKVNIFPGTGIFPLKKVLELLNEELTKLNNFNWFEEIDLTYDFYDSYLTYVVLISSVGCPFHCTYCVTPKMWKFQYRSIDKIINNIEYILKKRPYVKDVVFFDDAFLLRKDIKELLKALSTFNVRYHLPNGIHARRIDDEIALLLKKANFRTIKLGYESYDFNIQKGTGFKVTNEDLVKAVTSLKNAGFDMNDVYAYVLVNLPFQDKENVIQAVDFCHSLGIRVNLNEFTPIPGTVEYNELIKKNVISPNIDPLLLNNTIIPYWSNFGLSIEDLEEVKRYTKSKYSD; translated from the coding sequence TTGAACTTCTTGGTTGTTAATCCTTGGATCTACGATTTTGCCGCATATGATTTTTGGCTTAAACCCTTAGGGTTGTTATACATAAGTGAGGTACTTACTTATTTAGGTCACAATGTCACCTTTGTTGATTTGTTAGACAGGCATGATAAAGATTTAATCGCAAAATCGCCCCCAAAAGATAAGAAGTACGGAACTGGTAAATTTTATAATGAAAGTGTTGAAAAGCCAGCAATATTAAAGAATATCCCAAGAAAATTCAAAAGGTACGGGTTGCCTTTAAAATTGTTTGAAAGTAAGTTAGAAACAATAAACAAACAGAATAAAATTGATGCAATCTTAGTGGGAATTACCTTAACATACTGGTACTACGGTGGAGAAAAAACTATCGAAATTTTGAGAAATATCTTTCCATCAACTCCTATTTTTTTAGGTGGTGTTTATTCCACCTTGTATACAGAACATGCAGAAAATAATTTTTCCAAATTTAAAGTCAATATCTTTCCAGGTACTGGGATATTTCCTTTAAAGAAAGTTTTGGAATTGCTAAACGAGGAACTTACAAAATTAAATAACTTCAACTGGTTTGAAGAAATTGATCTCACCTATGATTTTTATGATTCCTATCTCACTTATGTTGTATTAATTTCTTCCGTAGGTTGTCCCTTTCATTGTACGTATTGTGTAACTCCTAAGATGTGGAAATTTCAATATAGAAGTATTGACAAAATAATTAATAACATAGAGTATATTCTCAAAAAAAGGCCCTATGTAAAAGATGTCGTTTTTTTCGACGATGCGTTCTTATTAAGAAAAGATATTAAAGAATTGTTGAAAGCCTTATCTACCTTTAACGTTCGATATCATTTGCCCAATGGTATACATGCTCGACGTATTGATGATGAAATAGCCTTGTTATTGAAAAAAGCAAATTTTAGGACCATAAAATTAGGGTATGAAAGCTACGATTTTAATATTCAAAAAGGGACAGGATTTAAGGTAACTAATGAAGATCTTGTAAAAGCAGTTACGTCTCTAAAAAATGCTGGTTTTGATATGAATGATGTTTATGCTTACGTGTTAGTGAATCTACCCTTTCAAGATAAGGAAAATGTAATACAAGCTGTAGACTTCTGTCATTCACTCGGAATAAGGGTGAATTTAAACGAATTTACTCCAATTCCTGGAACCGTTGAATACAATGAACTTATTAAAAAAAATGTTATATCTCCAAACATAGATCCTTTGCTTCTAAATAACACCATTATTCCTTATTGGTCCAATTTTGGCCTATCTATTGAAGATCTTGAAGAAGTTAAAAGATATACAAAATCCAAATATTCCGATTAG
- a CDS encoding type III pantothenate kinase: protein MEILFDVGNSYTMLGVHEDGKFLTWRIGPSSFESEDVLFVVISNLLNRTKIDLNKITLAGISSVVPNVNFILEQMLKKYFNVESVFVSTNNKINNIAYLVDYPKEIGADRICNVIACKEEYGDNVIALDFGTAITVDVLEGGNFVGGAIIPGFKTAISSLFSRTAQLPKVEIKVPEYHLGKNTVDNIQIGVIKTTLYGIERLIYEIKQERKRDFVVVATGGDTSFISTKTSIFKHYDPYLTLKGILYYSREIRKLR from the coding sequence ATGGAAATTTTATTTGATGTTGGCAACTCTTATACAATGTTGGGAGTACATGAAGATGGTAAGTTTTTGACTTGGAGAATTGGCCCGAGTAGTTTTGAATCAGAGGATGTGTTATTTGTAGTCATATCAAATTTGTTAAATCGTACAAAGATTGATCTAAATAAGATAACATTGGCTGGCATATCTTCAGTGGTTCCTAATGTTAACTTTATTTTAGAACAGATGCTAAAAAAATATTTTAATGTTGAAAGTGTTTTTGTTAGTACCAATAATAAAATTAATAATATAGCATATTTAGTAGATTATCCCAAAGAAATTGGCGCAGATAGAATATGTAACGTTATCGCATGTAAAGAAGAGTATGGCGATAACGTAATTGCTCTAGATTTTGGGACAGCTATAACCGTCGATGTTTTAGAGGGGGGTAATTTTGTAGGTGGGGCGATAATTCCCGGATTTAAGACAGCCATAAGCTCATTGTTTTCAAGAACCGCTCAACTTCCGAAGGTAGAGATAAAGGTTCCTGAATACCATTTGGGGAAAAATACTGTCGACAACATTCAAATAGGAGTAATAAAAACAACTTTATATGGGATAGAGAGACTTATATACGAAATAAAACAGGAAAGAAAGAGAGATTTTGTTGTTGTGGCGACAGGAGGAGATACGAGTTTTATCTCAACTAAAACATCTATTTTCAAACATTACGATCCTTATTTAACATTAAAGGGAATATTATATTATTCAAGAGAAATTAGAAAATTGCGATAG